CTCTCCCTCTTACTATCCCACCTCCCTTGGTTCTAACATAGTCATATATGGGCAACCTTACTCACCCCCACACACCCTGCACCCACCTTCAGCTCTTATCAATCCATCAAGCCCCACTTCACCCATACAATCTCCTCTTTCTCTTGGGCCAGGTGTTGTATCTTCTCCAGGTGACTATAAAGGGAAAGCTGTACCGCAGGCTACACCCCCACAGCTCCCAATTTAGACTAAAACAACTGGGAAACATACAAATAAAAGCCAGGTGGGCGCCCTTTCTAAAAAATCTCGCCACTTTTCTCCTTACGCGGCTCCACACCAGTCATTACACTCAGTTTCTGACCTGCAGCTTGTTGACACGCCAATTATCCAAGCAGGGGAACATTCTAGACGGGCTTTGGTAGCTAGCCCTAATAAGCTACCACGTACTCCATGATGATATTGTGTTGGAACTATCAAGGGCTGGGAAACTCTCTGATGGTTCGTGAACTCCGGGCTATGGTGGCCCGGGAGCAACCCACTTCGGTATTTCTTATGGAGACAAAGCAACCCGATGAGGTTATCTTACAACACAAGAGAAAACTCTATTTTTTGGACAGCTATACCATGGCTCCTCTTGGCATGGCAGGAGGACTTGCTATTTTGTTTCAGCGGGAGTTGATGTAAATATTTTATCTGCCACAGATATATGTGTTCATTTGTCTTTTATGGTCGAGATAGCCATCTACAAATGGAGATCGCTTTTGTCCATGCTCCTAATGATTTCCCATGCCGTCAACGTCTTTGGGTCGAACTCCAGAGTATCCATGAGAATTTTCAGCAGCCGTGGCTATGCTTAGGTGACTTTAATGAGCTTATGTATAGTTGGGAAAAGGTGGGTGGCCAATCGGTTGAGAACTTTCGTATTTCTACCTTTCGGAACTTTATGATAGCATGTTCTTTAATGGAGATCGACAGTAAGGGCTGTGTGTTTACCCGGTCTAACAATCGACAAGGGCTGGAATTGATAAAGGAGAAACTTGATCGTGTTTTCTGTTTGGTAGACTGGCATTTACAGTATATAGAAGCTGAAGCTATTGCATTACCAACAATTGGTTCCAACCATTCTCCATTGTTGGTGTCTCTTCATCCCCCACCTCCTCCTCGTGTTCATTATTTCAAACATGAAGCATTTTGGAATATGGATCCTGATTGTAGTCGAGTTGTAAAGGAGGCATAGCTGGACATTCATTTGGTGCGGGAATCTTTGCTGGTTAAGCTACATTGTGTTCAACGTCGTCTTTCAATTTGGAGTCGATTTCGATTTCCACATGCTACAAGGGCTATTCAGTCTCTCAAACAACAGCTTCAGGACCTTACTAATCAACAGGTATACTTTTCTGATGTTGATATACGCATCACTAAACTTAAAAACCAGATTGACAACTTATAGCGTTAGGAGGAGCAATATTGGGGTTTAAGGTCTCGGATCCAATGGCTAACTTATAGCGACCGTAATACCCGCTTCTTCCATGCCACCACTATTCAACGTTGCCAGCGGAATCGCCTATCCACCCTTAAAACAGCTGAAGGTATACGGTTTTGTCATCCACAGCAACTACAAGATCATGTTATTTCCTATTTTGCTAATCTTTACCAAAGCCAAGGCCCGTGCCAATATAATCCCATATTGAGTCATTGTCAACAGACCATTACAGCTTCCATGAACTCCTCATTGACTCAATCAGCTACACTGGAAGAGGTGAGGAGAGTAGTGTTCCAGCTAGGTAAATCCAAAGCGCCAGGCCCGAATGGTTTGAGTGGCCTCTTCTATCAATATCATTGGGAGACTATTCAACATGACCTTCTTCAAATGGTTTAGGCCTTCCTCAACACAGTTATCTTACCAGACTCCTTGAATCACAGTCATATTATGCTCATGCCCAAAGTGCCTCATCCGGAAAGTCTTGATCAATACCGCCCTATTAGTCTATACAACTATCCCTACAAAATTATTTCCAAGGTTCTCGCCAACCGGTTGAAGCCATTATTGCCAACTATAGTGGCAAACGAACAAAGCGCGTTCATTGCAGGACGACAAATTCAAGACAACATACTGATAGTCCAAGAAGTCCTCCACCGGCTTCGCACTCCCATCGACAACGAAAATACCAGCCTATTCTTAAACTTGATATGCGCAAAGCTTATGATGGGGTTGAATGGGATTTTTTGGAGGAATGTCTCCTCGAAATGGGTTTTGCCATGCAGTGGGTCTCTTGGATCATATCTTGTGTTTGAACCATTTCTTTCAGTGTCAAGCTCAACAGGACTCCACTACCCTCTTTCTACCCATCTAAAGGACTGTGTTAGGGCGAACCACTATCGTCGTAACCTTTTATCCTAGTTTCTAATGTACTTTCTTTTATGCTAGCTACAACTATACAGGAAGGCAGTTTCTCTAGTATTAAACTCAATCGCCATTGCCCAAAGCTGTCGCACCTTCTCTTCGCAGATGATTCCATCTTTTTTATGGATGGAAAACTTTCAAAGGGTCAGACTTTGGCACAAATCCTTCACTAGTACTATTATGCATAGGGACAAGTTATCAACCTGAACAAGTCAGGTATCCTTTTTAGTAGCTATTGTCCATCTACATTGAAATAGATGTTGGCTAGGGAATTGCGAGTACAGAAGATTTCCCAGACAGGGAAGTACCTTGGGCTACCTTCTGATTGGGGGCAAACCAAGAAACAACTTTTTTCTTGGATATTAGCCCAAGTCCATAGTAAGCTAGAGGGGTGGGAGGAAAAACTTTTCTTCATGGctggaaaagaaatcttaatTAAGGCTATCATCCAAGCGATTCAGTAATATGTTATGTCAGTGTTTAAGGTGCCTCTCTCTATATGCCGGGCTATTGAGTGGCTTGTAACATCATTCTAGTGGAGAAACTACGAGGCTCAAACAGGGCTACATTGGAGGAGTTGAGACCTATTGAAGGACAGTAAGCAAGATGGTGATTTAGGCTTCCGAGATCTTACTTCTTTTAACATGGCCATGCTGGGGAAGACAGCATAGAGGCTGCATTCCAACCCCTGTAGCCTTTGGGTGACACTTTTTAAAGGCATTTACTTCCCGCACTCCAATTTTTGTGAAGCGACTAAAGGGGGTCGACCCTCGTGGGGTTGGCAAAGCATCTTAGCTAGAAGAGATCGTATTGCACCCTATGTCTAATAGCAAGTGGGTGATGGAACACAAATTCGCATCAGATCAGACCGCTGGTTACCCTCTGGCACTATTGGTGGAGTACCACAAGTGGATAAACCTCACTAGGTTGCTGATCTCATCACATCATCCATCCAATGGAATGAATCCTTGGCTAGTACATTTTTCTCATCACAAATTGTCCGAGAGATTCTAGCAGTTCCACTCAATCCACTACTCCCTAATGATCGTCTAGTATGGCTGCTATCTACTCAAGGAACTTATTCTGTGAAAACAGCTTATAGAAAGATTCGTGCTACCACCCCTGTACAACCGAGAACTAACCCATCTTCATCCTACCAGTGCCTCCCCTCACTATGGCAGCATATATGGAGACTTGCAATGCCCCCCAGATTCAAACATTTCTTTTGGCACATCTGTCAAGACGTGCTACCTACTGTAGTTAATTTATGCAAGAGCAAGATTTTACCTGACCCACGATGCTTTCTTTGCCTATGCCAATCGGAAACCCTTGAGCACTTATTCTTGCTGTGTTCCTGGACTAAGCATGTGTGGACAAACCCAGAGATTAATATACATATCGATGCAACGAAGGTTACGAGGATTGAGGATTGGCTATTACAATGCTGGAAAGTTGACCTCCATTATCAGGGCCCGTCCATGCCATTGGTGGCTCAGACTTTGTGCCCACTCTGGAAAGCCTGTAACAGCTTCATATTCCGGAGGCAACGTCCCGATCCTTGGCGTGTCATTAACACCGCGTCTGCAAATGTTACAAATTTCACCCGCTAGAATCCTAgtaacaaaaaccccaaatcaggATGCACTACAGTACCTCTTCGGTGGACACCTCCCCCAGCAGGTACTCTGAAAATGAATGTTGACAGATCCCTTTTTTCCTTGAGACTCTATCAATGCTATTGCTAGCATTATTCGCAACGATTAGGGCTGTTGTGTTGGGGGATTTGCCAAGTTCGCCAATGCCTCTAAACCCAAGCAGATTGAAGCCATGGCATGTAGAGATGCAATTCGCTTCTGTTTTGAACAGCAACTGCCGGCGCCCGTTCTTATCGAGTCAGATTGTTCCAATGCGATCACAGATCTTGTCCTCCTCTGACGAATTTCCCCTTTGGTGATCGAACCCGAGCTCTCTATGTCGGCCCCGTGGAAGACGTACCCTGTTCTGCGGGAATGCTCCTTCTTCATAAATCGAATATCTGGATTTTTGGTCTTTCGGCACCGCCCACCTGAGGCCAACCAAGCCGCTCATTGGTTGTGCCAGGCCCAGCAACGTGGCATGCTTCCTAGTAATTGGATTGTAAATCAACCTGCTGTACTAAAGGTCCTCTCATGCTTCGAGGCCCAAGTCCAATATGCATTTGGTTCCTTTACAATATAAACCGTGCAaatgttttgaccaaaaaaaaaaagtctgaaaaattaatttcccaaTAAAATATAGACAACCTTAATAGTCAACTTTTTAATCCTCTCGTCTGTCTGGTCTCTTCTTCTGCCATGCATGGATGAAGCTTGACTTGGGAGTTTGGACAGTGACAATGTTCGTCGTCTTCCGTCCTCGGCCATCAACTTTTCCCTCGAAAACAGTAATCGCTTTTACTTCCGTCCGACATTTTCACAGGTCCCGTGGCAGACATGAGAGATCCACCGACCTCCCCTTTACTACTTCCACTGCACATCACCACGCGCCATTTATGACCTCTGAAGCTCTGAAGTCTGAACCCTCCTCTTATATACATATAACGCCACCGGGAAACTCATCCACCGGCCCAACCTCTTCATAAAGCCATGGAAGGAATCGAGCACAGGACCCTGTCCGTCAACGGCATCGCCATGCACGTGGCGGAGAAGGGCCGCGGCGGCCCggccgtcctcctcctccacggCTTCCCGGAGCTCTGGTACGCCTGGCGCCGCCAGATCCACGCGCTGGCCTCGCTGGGGTACCGGGCCGTGGCCCCCGACCTCCGCGGCTACGGCGACACCGAGGCCCCCGCCCCGGCGGAGCGCTACACGTGCCACCACGTGGTCGGGGACCTGGTGGCGCTGATGGACGAGCTGGGGGAGGAGAAGGTGCACGTGGTGGGTCACGACTTGGGGGCGCTCGTCGGGTGGTACCTGTGCATGTTTAGGCCCGAGCGGGTGCGGTCGTACGTGTGCTTGACGGTGCCGTTCCGGCCGAGGCACCCGAGGATGAAGCCCGTCGAGTCCATGCGCGCGCTTTTTGGCGATGACTACTACATCTGCAGATTTCAGGtttgctcttctttcttttgagattttctttgattttcttggcCGGATTTGAAACGTTATTTTTGGAGCaaatatttgaaataaaaaatgatttcttaacGGTATTGTCATAGACGgtataatctcaatcgtagatttACACATCTTCATCGCGTATTTTGTATAAAGCAATCATCGAGATGAAGGGCGATCTCGTAGTTCTTGGTCCGTGAATATATTGTTAGGTGTTCTATTTTAGTTTTCCATTGAGGCCAAATCTAAATCTGTGCTCGGGAGACTGTTGTATGGATTCTCGAAAAAAGAAGAGCTGTGgggtcctcccggaccgcttggATCCCACGAGTGAATAGAAAGTTGGATCTAAATTGAATCTCATCTGAATGGCCCCATCTATCATTCTGAGGAGGGGTTTGCTTTCAAACCCGGTTCTAACAAGAGAAGTACGTCATGCTAATGTGCCTTGAATGATTCACATCTCAAGCGTATTGTCAGAAATAACTGATAAAACTGTTAGAATACAATGCTGGAAGCTCACGAAAAAAGAAATACTCTTGTTTCTTAACTGAAATTCCTCAATTTTCTGGCTAAATTATCTTATGAGTTATAAGACAAAAGGTGTTTGGTCAGCTGTTCATCTGAACTCCTGTTCTAGCTCGGGGGAGGATTCAACCTACGTTTGatctttccatttttatttttttttcttgtagaaACCCGGAGACATTGAATCCGAGATCGAACGCATCGGCGCGAGGAACATGCTTAGGAAGATACTCACGGAGCGCAAACCCGGTCCGCCCATGTGGCCTAAAGGAGAAGATGTCGGCGTCGGTCCCGGCAAGCCGGTTGCTTTACCCTCTTGGCTTACGGAGGAAGACCTTGATTATTACACCAGCAAGTTCGGAAAGAGGGGTTTCACCGGAGGCCTCAACTACTACCGCGCCATGGATCTGTACGTTGCACATCATATTTACTTTCTCGCGGCTCATTAGAATTACTACTCTGCTTCTTTATCTATGCAAAAGAGTCATGAACATGTATTCTCAATCAACGGTCCTTGCCCTCATCAAATTTGCGAGATATACTGATCGGTGGTGGACGTCGAACGCGTCGAGTCATATCGATTCTAATTTGGTTTTGCCCCTGAGACCTTGACGAGCGAGATCCGCTGGTGCAGGAATTGGGAGCTAACAGCGCCATGGACCGGGGTGCAAGTGAAAGTGCCAGTGAAGTTCATAGTCGGGGACTTGGACATGACGTACACGAGTCCAGGAGTGAAGGAATATGTGCACGGTGGCGGGTTCAAGATGGACGTGCCGCTCCTGGAAGACGTCGTGGTGATGGAAGGCGCCGGCCACTTCATCAACCAAGAGAGGGCAGCGGAAATCAATTCTCACATCCACGACTTCATCAAGAAGTTCTGATGGACGCTGTCCACGCCTTTCTGTTATATTGTATTTCCAAGCCTTTCTGTTATATTGTATTTCCAAACCTTGCGACGATTTCCGTTTTACATTTCGAATCCTAATCAGGTTCCTTTCCGGCAAGTGCAATATGTAGTTCCCGGCGTCCATTTCTTGCTGCTGAAATTTAGACCTCCAGTTAGCTCGGAAGACTCCTGTGCATGGTGAAACGAAATGGCCTTTTGGTTGGCCAGACAAAGCAGCTCTTTTTTCCCAACCATCTTCAGGACAATTCTCGATTAGACATCACAGCAGGTCAATGTGCCCCGTGCACTTCACATCTCAACATAAATTATTGCGTAGCTGCGGACACATACTCCCCTTGTATACTATGTTCCGCGGGAGATACATTCCAGACGCCATAAAGGGAATCCAAGCAGTAAGCAGATCGTCATTTTGGAGATTTCTCCTATGGCAAGCTACCAACTGACAAACAATAGGCTACACACAAGCTCATTCACCTGAAGTAAGAAGTTTGAATCAAATTTAACGACTGCCAAACATCGCACTACAAAAAGTAGACGAACCAACGTTCCAATTTCTTCTAAAACACACCAATTTCTCATTAAGACGTAAGAAGACGAAGCTTTCTAAAACTGACCCCGTTGAAATAAGCATATCCCAACAGTCAATACAAAAAGGAGTGTCACATGTTCCTAACTCCAGCCAAAATTTAAAGAGTCGAATTGAAACGAATCTTCCGCTCACAAGTATCAAAATGGAACTTAAACTCTGAATCCCCTGCTGTTCCTCTTTCCTCTAGCCCTCTCAAACTTTCTTCCCTTAGACCGCACATATGGTTTTGTGTGGCTGTGAGGCACACCAGGAGCAGGGCCAAAGTGCTTCACTGCTTCCCGAGCATTCTTTGGACCCCTGAGAAGAACCTGGaaacaccaaaaataaaaaaattatccatccAATCTCGGCATATTATACTTTTACAAATGAAACAGGGAGCATCCATTGACAACTAATATAAATTTATAGACAAAGACATAAATTTCATATGAGCCATGGATTACTCAAAAGATGATTCGGCACAATATTTGCTGCAAACATCCTCACTCGAAtaggaaatcttttttttttttttttttttttggggtcataaCTTGAATGGGAAATTGAATCTAATTATTCAGACACAATGACTGCACTTTCCCcacaaatataaatttataGACAAAGACATAAATCACACATCCTGCTAAAGCGGGTGGAGGAGGATGCCAAATAAATGTGGCCTGGCAAAAGATCCTTCTAAAAGAGATTGATATGTCACAGAAGATCAAACACGTTGTTAGGTGAAAGTAAATGGCTGCTGCTGTACCATCACAACAACATCAGCAAGGGCAATTAAGGGCCTAAACTTGTACCGTGTTCTGTCCAAGGGGAGCCCGCAGAGCAAGCTGATCAAATGTCAAGCATTCACCACCTGCCTTTTCAATCCTTGCTCTCACAGTCTCTGTAAACCTAAGAGCAGTAACCTTCATAGCTGGCACATCATAAACCCTGATGTCATCAGTCACAGTGCCCACAACAACAGCCATTTTATCGTCCTGcaagtcacaaaaaaattacacattATCGTGGATGAAACAAACGTAACATTTAACTCCACTCGAGTTCATAATCTACAACAGAGCGAAACCTAATAGAGCAAAATCTAGGAGAGATTTACAACCTTTCCTTGCATATAACGGATGAGCCTCGATAGGGAAAGTGGGGCCTTGTTCACTTTGCTCATGAACAAGCGCTTCAAAATCACTGCATTGAACTTGCTTCCAGTTCTTCGAACAAGGAACCGGTAGAGCTGTTCGATTCACAATTTAATAGTGAGAGCTTGCCTCCTCAGGAGAACAAATAATAAAACTATACTGGACTCATTACAACACAATATAGCAAAAGATCCTATGCCCAGAGAGATGGTGCCATTTCTCGACaccaaggcaatcaaatatttgaGTCCGCCGTCATCATTAACAAACCATACACGCCTTTTCTCCGTCCAGATTTGCAAAGTCGAAATCATTTAACTATACAATACATAATTTGATTCggataaaggaaaataacatTTCAACCTTAATTCTCCACAATAGTCAGATCTGCAACCTATATCCATGGACACTAGACAGCGAACTGCGTTTGTAAAGATAGTAAAACTTAAAAAGATCAAACTTGGTCGAATCAACATAGAGCGAATGCAAAAACACGAAAGGATACCAATGACTAATGATACCCTAAATGTCTCGACTTGCAGATGCATTTATTTCCATAATTTTCAGAATTCCGGCAAAGAATCCCAATTGCACTACTGCTGAATCTCCGCCCCTAATGAAACCTAACGATGAACGTTACGGTTTCACACAAAACAAGCACATTAGACGAAGACAAAACTGCACTATGAAGTCTTCGACAGACCTTGACGAGAAGCTTGAGATAGATATCATCGGATTTCGGCGCCGTACGCTTGGTTTTCTTCCTCTTACCTCCTGCGACCAGATCGATACCCTGCAAGAATTTTCATTCACAAAACATGAACGAGATCGCCATTAGCTGACATGCGAATGtaacacggagagagagagagagagagagagagagagaccatggTTGATGCAGCGGCGAGCTCTCTGCTTCTGCTGAGACGGCGCGACGGCTTGTGAGATTGAGCGAGGAGCTAAAGATGGAGCTAGGGTTTTGAGGAGAACTTTAATTTGCTAGCAGACCCGATTCGGCTCTCCTATTCGGTTTTGGGCCATGTTCGGGTTGACCCGTTTTCTTTATCGGGCCTAACTTTTAGCATGAGGCCTTGGAAATTGAGGGATTGGATTAGGCCTTTTTATCCATTATAGGTGTACATTACACGTTatcatttattaataaaaaatcgtGAGCAATAATTATAACGCAAAGAAAATCGCCAAATAATTTtactaattaaattttttaatacaaTAAATTGCAAAGCTGTTTTCCATcgatataatttattatattcttaattTTCAATCTTCATCACTATAATTACAGAACGTATGTAAGAAAAATCTTATTGCAAAAGAGTATTTTCTTACTTAAAAGTAGTATGTTAATGACTTTTTGCgattttttcgttttcctttagAGGATCAAAGACCCTAAGTAATACCTAAATTAGAGCTGTCAATATGAGTATTAACCTATATTTATGAAAGTAGGTCAAATATGGGTCACAGTAGAATTAAGATATGGGTTATCTATgggttttgaaaaagaaaagcccaaACAATATGGATTTTATTTGGGTATTTTATAAACcaattttgacccattttcagcCAGTGGCTTACAGCTTCCCAAGCATCCATTTGTAAATGGGCCTCAACACGATTACACAAGTatattaggctccgtttgtttcacgaaaaataaattatttgaaaaatattttttcaaaaaatgattgcttatatcatttagaaaaattagtcaacaaaaaatgttttcatcatctaTAACAATCTATGCTTAGCTACTTTCATAggcgatgaaaaaaaaatcatttattcatttttttaagtgacaTAAGCGattacttttagaaaaatatttttcaaatcgctcattttctgtgaaataaacggagccttagttcatcttctttctttttttaattttaactttttataagtaaaacaaaaaaataaatataaaaataaaaaatgttgtgCTATGTTGccggccgccaccaccgccgacctccaccCACCACGGCCATTGGGTCGTCAGCTCCGGTggtggaagaaaaaggaaaaggagatagaaaataaagaattttttttataaataaattatattttttaaataaaaaaattatataaaaaaataattttaaaaaaatatagttttatttttaaaaataaatcagttgcatgaaagtattttagtaatatcaattttttttaacaaattattagacacaaatattccatgatttatttatttattttttttttgtatttcgtgatttagttaaatataaaagtatttaagTTACACGAATCGAGTCCGGTATGGATTGGATTGGGTATGATTCGTTAAATTTGTACTACATGACAATGGattaaaataggttaaatgaaTCAATATGTGTTAGACTATATTCAATCCGACCAAAATCCGACCACttatttgacacctctaatctGGATCAAAGACGCCAAGTAGTACATCGCAACTTTGAGAAGGGGAGCTAATTTCGTTGGTGGCCTATCCTATATGACCCATCTATGCACATTATCGATGTGAAAAAAGGCCCAATTGACGAATTAATCAGCATAATCGTCGCATTTTCTTGTTAGTACGAACTATTTGCAAGTGTTAACTCCTATAGAGAGACACAAGTAGTCGACAGCATAATCAGAAGGATCACGTGATCCCAAAAAGCGAGCAAAAGCTCGTAGAGTCCGCTTCCAAGACAAGCTTCATGAAGCCTTCAGATGCACCATTTTGAAGTCCTAGAAACCTAACGATTTTCCACAAAGTGGTGACGAAAGATCTAACTTGTAAAAATCTTTCCATTTTACAATTCGAACTTCGGCTCTATACGAGGAATATAAGCTCACTATCCAAGTCAAACCGATAATCCGATGATCACATTCGGAAACCATCGAGTTTGTTATCGTTCATGGTGGCTAGTAACATGATGAGTTGTTTATAGGCATTCATTAGGTGGACACGTATTTAGTGCACCACCTTTCTTAAAACATCAATTTTTAACTAATTGAAATGTAAATCTACATGTCATGAGATCGTATGATCTCAAAAGAGTTTGTTCGGCGTTAGCTAGATTCAAAATTACAAACCACAGACACATGATTTACCTAGGTGGACAAGAATGGAGTCAATAGAAAGAGACTTGATAAAAAGAGATGGGATTGCTCGCAAAAACCGTGGAACGTCCTTTTCAATTTACGTCCATTTTCTCTTCTCGGGAAGGCCATTTCGCGCTTGTCTCCTAGTCATTTCGTGCATTGCGTAGCCTTGGATTGCGCGTTGTTCGCGTCGGACACTCCTCTTTTATCCCCCAACATAATTGGCGACCTCctcctctttgttcttttaAAGGACTAAACGATTCCTTTCGTGTCCCCATAATTGAGATAATTAGTTTCGAATCTtctcattatcatcatcatcatcacatcGAGTCGGCATCGAATTAGGTTTATTGTGTTAAAAATTTGTCTCCCTCGGGACAAGAGTTCATCTCGACATTGTCAAATACAACTCCGAATTGTTTAGATACATCGCTATAATGCACCTTACATATACATTACCGTTCTCTAtttaacagcttaaacttttcgAATTGACCTTCTGAACATGGTACGATAGCACGTGTCCAAGATTCCAAATCCCGACGCTTACCTCTCAAGCTCATTGCTCGTGGTGGGGTGGGATCGACACCAACCGGCTCGCACAAAAGCAAAAGCCTCGCCCATTTCACGACATCTTACTCGGGCCGCTACACGTATAAGTATTGGCTTACACGCGAGCGGGAGTATTAAATATAATCTCAAGTCGCTTAATTACGTGATTATAATGTAACCAGCTTGTGTTTGGGGgggaaagtgtcaaaaaaaagtcttaaacctaatgcattaatgtcaatttagtcataaatcgtttttttatgtcaattcagtcttaaaccttttgtattaataccaattaagtcctaaaacttttattagtgccaattcaatcctaaactttttacaatagtgtcgatttagtcctaaaaattttgcatttatgccaattgtgtcaattcgatcaattttgattagaaatcactagcatggacgtcaattatcctacgtggcatggttggcactaacgtggatattttgaaatatttttttttatattttaaataatttttaaaaaaaccaaaaaatgcttaaaaattatttaaaatattaaaataatattaaaaatatatccAAATTAGCGCTAGTCgtaccatgtaggacaatcgatgtccacgtcggtgatattaggtcaaaattgtttggattaactgaattgatataaatataaaaaatttaagattgaattggcaataatacagaaggtttaggattaaattagcacaaataaaagatttatgacttaattggcactaatgcaaaaggtttaagactgaattggcataaaaaaaggtttaggactgaattggcactaatacaataaatttaggacttttttgacacttctccctaTTTCGGGTGTGGGGGAATTGACAATATTGCTCtttccctttgaattttttttttttttttttgagtcttCTCCTTTTGATTTGTCCCTTTATTTGGTACTTTTTAGACGAGTTCTTCCTCAAGACCTCGTGGAGACTATGGAcctcaattggcacaaaattACGCGCATAATAGTAGCCTTTTCTTGAAGGTTTCAAACGTACACCATCCTTTTGCTGAAACATATGTATTTTTTATCCACTTGGCATGACATTATAATCGAATCGAGCCAATCGAAactttttgtcaaatttttacAAGTCATTAGCATTGGTTACacacccatattttttttttctcaattttccgaTTTGTAATTTATAATGCCACTTCTAATTTCAAATTAATCTCGACTTTCTTTCGTTACGAGCTTTATACTTTCGTCTAGACGAATTGAACTGTGATTGTAAGTGCATGTTCACGGTGACCATCGAACGCCGAGCTGCGGTCATCGCGGTGGTGGGAACTGCCGATGCCGATGCCGCTGGTTTTCCattgctcttttttttatgtattttcacATAAAGATTCAAGTTTTTCCATACAcgttcagaaaaagaaaaagattattgACGAGAGGAAA
The genomic region above belongs to Rhodamnia argentea isolate NSW1041297 chromosome 6, ASM2092103v1, whole genome shotgun sequence and contains:
- the LOC115751211 gene encoding epoxide hydrolase A — encoded protein: MEGIEHRTLSVNGIAMHVAEKGRGGPAVLLLHGFPELWYAWRRQIHALASLGYRAVAPDLRGYGDTEAPAPAERYTCHHVVGDLVALMDELGEEKVHVVGHDLGALVGWYLCMFRPERVRSYVCLTVPFRPRHPRMKPVESMRALFGDDYYICRFQKPGDIESEIERIGARNMLRKILTERKPGPPMWPKGEDVGVGPGKPVALPSWLTEEDLDYYTSKFGKRGFTGGLNYYRAMDLNWELTAPWTGVQVKVPVKFIVGDLDMTYTSPGVKEYVHGGGFKMDVPLLEDVVVMEGAGHFINQERAAEINSHIHDFIKKF
- the LOC115751213 gene encoding 60S ribosomal protein L18-2; translation: MGIDLVAGGKRKKTKRTAPKSDDIYLKLLVKLYRFLVRRTGSKFNAVILKRLFMSKVNKAPLSLSRLIRYMQGKDDKMAVVVGTVTDDIRVYDVPAMKVTALRFTETVRARIEKAGGECLTFDQLALRAPLGQNTVLLRGPKNAREAVKHFGPAPGVPHSHTKPYVRSKGRKFERARGKRNSRGFRV